The DNA window tcacaaaacaagctGTTCATACTTGATATTCTTTCAAACTAACTTGCTTTCAATGTAATTGGGTTGAGGGTGAAGACTAGGTATATGAGATATCCGACGTATTAATCCATAAAACCTAGCAAAGAAACGAAATTTTAGACAATGTGCAAAGCTACCAGAATGCTGAGACATGCAAAACATTATGCCCGGAGAAGCAAAACACAGTCGAAATTATGCCGATACATGTAACAGATTGATATTTACGAACCTTTTTTTGGACAATTTACTATTTAATTATGAATTTCTActagagagaggaagaaagaatTATTTAGGTTTTTTAACTAAaataattcatgaaatttgcATAACTTTTCAAATTGGTCCATGAAATTTGAAATAGATAGAATTGGTTCCTGAGCTTGtccacaatcaatcattttggtcattctgtgaaaaaatctccataaaataagaataaaatgacaaaaaaaccttcaattttggtcaaatcatttaggcttattgtttttaaattgagggtaattttgttattttgatcattatttaacataatttttcacacaaagactaaaatgattgatggtagacaatctcaatgattacttctattgatttcaaatctcccagaccaaagtgaggagttataaaaatttcagggactattttgactaaaaaaccAATTATTTATTAATGCCCTCCGTTTATGTAGCTAGtcaatgagagatttttcaatatgaccgaaacacggatggtacaccacgtgtcactatacaaatggtgaaatatgtatattaaaaagttaataacttaaaaaatacaaatttccactatttataaaaaaaatatgtaatgtATTGTTCCGattacaatgaaaaatttcccCTAATCAAGGTCGCCGGTGAAATAAAGAGAGAGACGGAAACAGCTGACACGAAAGTGAGAAGAAAGGATTTATTGCTTAATTGTTGTGTACGAACCAGGATCCTAACCGGATCCATTCCCCAGGGATCCTGGAGATTCCGCAATTGTGTTCATTCAACGTATAtggtgcggtcagtttttgttagacactatttatatttgaattctaaattttaaattttaaatgatttctgatcgcaTAATATACAATAAACGGACACGATTGCAGGATCCCTAGGAATGGATCGGGCGAGGATCCTGGTTCGTTGTGTAACGGCTaccttttttattctttttctttcttttgactCTGTACAGTattaggggggtgtattcaatcgagaatttgagagactttaatgaatttataaatccatggatttttatagagtttaattgatttgtggagattccatataaaattttgattcaattccttcGAAATCTCGTGGGGAAAGGTGAGATttatggatgcttaaaatacattacaaaatctctctaattctctttaattcctcaactttctcaaattctttaaaatcaatttctaattaaatacacttagaatgttataaacttctttaaaatcctaattgaatacacctggatttctaaggattttaatcaactatcttaaaattctaattgaatacaccttgaatttAAGAGAATCACTTACaattctgattgaatacccctagattcattaaaagaattaaaatccctcaaaatcccaattgaatacacctgactTAGTGTATAGTCAATGGAATTCCTATATCATATTAGATGTTTTGGACTATATATACAAGAGTTTTCTTCAACCAGAAAAGGAAGATTGAAGGAAGTTTTTGTTGCATAGTTCGGAGTCTGGATTGATCTCTGTGCTCCGTTttccatttctcttttctttactGTACGGGCTTCCCTCAGCCCGCTCCCTCCTCCCTCGTCAGAAATGGAAACCGGGCCACTACCCTCCCGCTCTCGCTCGTTAGAAATGGAAAACGAGCCACTCCACTCCTCCTCGTCAGACACTAAAACAGAGCCATTCCCCTTGGAAATCGAGCCACCACCCTCCGAGCTACTTCCCTCCCCCTCGTCAGAAATGGGGACCGAGCCACTCCCCTCCCCCTCGTCAGGAAGGAAACCATCTAGGTTGACGTGCTGTGGTAAGCAGACCTACATATCCTTTCGAGTACTCACTACTTGTTGGGAAATGATTAGGGGACACTTTCGTTTCCCTTCTGCACACTTCCGTTTATTTATGTTCTTTaattctctttttatttatttaatttaaaagcaaGAAGTAAACATAGAATTGCAATCACGACACGTATAGCAGATTGTTTTAGGGGTAGCTATTTCATGTTATGGCTCTccagatttgccttcatctGTGTAAGTATTTTccgattaaaaaaaatcatgtttgATTGTTACTTGTGTAATATATGTGAACACTGTTCTAAACATTGGCTCTGGTCGGTGGAGTGCCACCTAAATTTAGTCGAAATTGTCAAGGAAAGTCGGAAAGCTTATTAGGCGGCTGCTGGGTGGATTTAGGCGGAATTAAGCAGGGCTAGGCGGGGATAAGTCGCTTTGTGGAGAACAGAATCTGGAAAACTTTTGTTGCTGAGCGCTGGAAACtgcgaagaagatgaagctttgttTATACCTGCACGTCGTCGTTTTGTTTTGATGTTTTTTATCTTTTCAATAGGGGTGGATGCAGGTTGGATTGGGTTGATTACTGAAACCAAACCGACCTAGTCGGTTGAGTTAAAATTGAAAACCGAAACCGATCAAGCCGGATGTAAACCGATCATGTCGGTTAACCGACGATGGAGGGTTGGTTTAGGTCAGTTCTCGGTTTGTGGATGGCGCTGGAGTGGGAGATAGAGAGGTGTCATCTGGAGAGATTCACGATGGTGATGGAGGAAGGAAGAATGGAGGACGCGGTGGCTGGGGGGCTGCTGTGCTAGGTTTGAAAACTAAGTCTGAAagtgagagaaaagagagattgTTCGAAAGCAAACTCATTTAATAAAAATGGAGGAGAAACCAGGAAGAGGATCCTTTCCGGAGGATCTAGAgccattcatcgtatatcgtgctgtcagtttttgttaggtattatttgtgtttaattttaaataaaaaactcaaataatttctgaccacaCGATGCACAATAAATGGTTAAGATGTGAATATTTGTAAAATCACCACAATTTAAATCCAGTTGGGATCCAAATTCGAAAAACCACTCAAACCCTCTAGAACTCACGGGTTGTTTTGTTCATTGgattcctttttttattattaattgaaCACACCCATTTATTGTGAAGTTGTTGAAAATGAACTTCTCATGGTCTGCGAAACTTGTTATTTGGCCTCCATGAACACTCCCATTACCAAATTCCTCGATTGTTCATGACTTCAAGATGCTAACAGAGGATGAACATACTTGTCATCTCTTCTTTCTGCTCTTTCTTTGCCCTTGATCTTTTGGCGATTGGTTAGAACTTAGAGGGCACTTTGGCCTTGTTTGTATCTTTATCTTCTGGATTTGAGAAAGATTTTCTTCTCATCTTCAATGTCTTTGATCTCCTTTTGATTTGGCAAATTCTTTGGATTTTCTGGAGTGCCCCATTTTTCAAgaaatttgcttttttttttgtttgtttgtttttgatgTGCTAACAAGAATGTCACTTTGTGCTCTCTCTTTGCAGTCTTTTTTAAGTGTGGCATAGGATGATGAATCCTCATGTGCTCCTCACTGTTaacttttgtattaaaaaaaaaatataataactttGACTGTATATAGCTAGTAAAAGAACATTAACCATAGTTATTTGGAACCATGAtctaaaatattcataatatcccgatattttcatcgaaatttccgtgtttttggactaccgatatttttttggactatcgatatttccgatatcatcgatattttagaccttgctaagtcactcatgtatcttactatgcaatgtataaagtgtaaaatattatactaattcattatatataaatgattttggtgtgtttaaacttctttcattaattactacatactttctacactcacaatgtttgccaactagttatataatcaacttaaatcagttatatctatcatgtccttccaattttttatgataaactaatagacaattgactaaataaacatcctacaaagtttcaataaaaaattccaagtttttcttacaatttccgtggtttttattcaatttttatcgatatcgataatatcctgatatttccatcgaaatttccatatttttggattaccgatatttccgatatcatcgatatttaataccttgtaACTAACAAATGCAGGGGTTTGGTCTTTTGACAATGTCAACACCACCTGTCCTTGCTGTAGTAACAGGCCGTTGCAGCTCATTTGTGCCCCAGTGCATTGGCTTAGTCCATAAAAATCTCTTTTACACAGCATTGCTTCTATTAGCTATTGGAGTGTCGACTCACTCGTCCTCCTTGCCTCGGTTCAAAGAGGACCAGTTCCAGTTCACAACAAAAAAGCATTACAAGTCATGTTCATGGCAGCAGTTCTCGTATGTGACACTAGCCTTCGTCGTCCCTGCTGTTACCGTTTATGCAGTTGGTTATTCGAAGTCTTGGTTGATTAAGTTTGGGACAGGAGCATTAACTACCGTGGTATCTACACTTATTTTCTCAATCGGTTTATATTCATATAAATCCCCTAGTGGACGTTGGAGCTATCTTACTGGAATTTTTGTTAGCATACAGACTATGATCTTGTATGTAAGTTTCAATCAACAATCTATGAAtactgaagaaaagaaaatgagatttctagagagagagagagagagacaagcttgaagaagaagaaaggactCTACTCTATTTGATTCATACGCACACACTAAGCACATGTAGCAAGAGCTGATATTACTTAATCTAAGATTACATCTTAGCTGCACACTTGGACTATGATCCAAGGGCTGATATTTAAAGCTGAATTCTTATTACATTTCAGCATATACACTTATAAactaacactcccttctaagcgATGTGCTGAAATCACTCCCAAAGCTGTCCTCAGTAATTCAAACCGATCCCTTGCCAAAGCTTTAGTGAAGATGTCTGCAACCTGTTCTTCAGTCTTGCAGTATACCAGGTCAATTTCACCATCTTGAAGTGCATCTCGGATAAAATGAAATTTCCGATTAATGTGCCTGGTTTTGTGATGATGAACTGGATTCTTTGATATGGCAATTGCTGAAGTATTATCACACAACAACTTAGTTGGTTCTGCTTGTTCTTCCCCGAAATCAGAGAGTACAAATCTTAGCCAAATGGCATGTGCAGTAGCTTCTGCTGCACTAATGGATTCTGCCTCTGCAGTTGAAAGAGCAACACTGCTTTGTTTGATTGAGGCCCAAGAAAACACACCAGAACCAAGATTAAATGCATAGCCAGATGTACTCCTCATGTCATCTTCACTTCCACTCCAATCACTATCACAATAACCAACTAACACTGCTCCTTTGCCCTTCTCATAAACAACTCCATAGTTCACAGTGCCTTGTATGTATCTCAGAACTCTCTTAGCTGTCCCCATATGCTTCTTGGTAGGATTGTGCATAAACCTAGCCAATAGACTTGCTGCAAACATGATATCTGGCCTTGTTGCTGTCAAATATAGCAAACTTCCAATCTGCAAGGCAACCGAGCTAGGCCCAGCGCGAGCTAGCCCGAGCCACTACCTCAGCAGCACAAGCCCAAGCAGCTGCGGTAGGAGAAGCAGCCTAGCGCTCGCAGGCCCAGCGCCCACGCGCACCATACGCAGGGCAATCCACGCCAATTGCCCGTCCCACTCCAGCAGTCCAATCCGAGGCCCaacccactctcgtggcccaccAAGCAATCCCAATTGGTCCAAGATCGATTCAACTATCCCGGCTTCAGATTTCTAGATCGACGATTAAACCGAGGtattttcacccaatttctccGTAAATTTAACATCCCAACTCATATCTCGCGGTCGgagtccattacacttccactactcaaggAGATGTATTCCGTCTAAGCTCTTCCAACTCGAATGGCTAACAACAATTATCTCGACAAGTAatagagttgacaagcgccCTCACACAACAGATAACCTTGATGAATCAGCTCTTGCAGCGCACCGAGATGCAAGAGGTTTTCATGTCGCACAGTAGACAACCTTGATgaatcatctcttcttcatacCCTttctttgcccttgttcttttAGTGAGCGGTTAGAActtggagggcactttggcctTATCTtgtatctttttcttcttgacaTGAGAAAGATTTTCTTCTCCTCTTCAATGTCTTTGATCTTCCCTTTTGGATTTGACAAATTCTTTGGATTTTCTGGACTGGCCCTATTTTTCAAGAAGTttgccatttttttctttttgatgtGCTAACAAGAGTGTTACTTTGCTCTCGTTGCAGTCTTTTTTAAGGTGTTGCATAGGATGAATCCTCATGGAGCTAGTAGAAGAATATTAACCATAATTATTTGGAACTAACAAATGCAGGGGTTTGATCTTTTGACAATGTCAACACCACCAGTCCTTGCTGTATTAACAGGGAGTTGCAGCTCATTTGTGCCCCAGTGCATTGGCCCAGTCCATAAAATTCTCTTTTACACAGCATTGCTTCTATTAGCTATTGGAGAGTCGACTCACTTGTCCTCCTGGCCTCAGTTCGGCGAGGACCAGTTCAAAACAGAAGAGGTTTTCATGTCCAAGACAGAAAAGGTTTACAAACGTTCATGTCAGCTTTTCTCATTGGCGACACTACTGTTGGTCGTCCCTGTTTGTGCTGTTATAGCAGTTGGTTTATTGAAGTCTTGGTTGATTAAGTTTGGGATAGGAGCAATATCTACAGTGGTATCTACACTTATCTTCTCAAGCGGTTTATATTCATATAAACGCCCCAGTGGAGAGTCTAGCCATCTTAATGGAGTTTTTACTATCATACTGGGCAGCGGTATTCCAGCagttatgtttttcatagtctCATGTATGGCCGTTGTCCCATCAGGTGTTATTGCTTCTATTGGAAATACTTTCTTCATGGAACAAGCAACCGACATGAACCATTACATTGGGAGGCCCAGAGTTCCTACTATTATCCTTCCTGCGTAACAACTGTTGGTGAAATTATTTGTAAAGCTACGAAAACAAGATTCTAAAGTTATCTTTGCCTTCCCTGGGATTATAGTATCACAGCTGCAAAGGTGGAGACCCGAAGGTTAGACGTGGTGAAGAGCCACGGTTTCATTGACAAACCTGAGGAAACAATTCCCATGACCATGTTCTGGCTGCTTCCACAGTTTCTTCTTCTCGGTTTGGCTCAAGAGATTGGCAAACAAAGCATTGCGAATCTATGTTATGCTCCGCTGTGGTGGTTTTTTAGGAGCCGATCATTCTGCAAATACATGCAAACCGTGGCTGACGCTGTCAGTGGAGTCGGATATATAGGCGGGATGTCTGCAGCTAATCTGGTATCCTTCTTTTTAGTCCTTCTTTGGATTCTTCTGCAGCGGCGTTTTTTATTTTCCTGAAATTTGACATGCTTGTAAGTCCCACTTCTCTTCTTAGAATGAATTTCCTTGTTCTTAGCCATAAAAGCCTCAAACTAGTTGTTGCAAATGCGAGGAAGATCAAGTGTTGTTAGCTTTGTACCAAGTGGAATTCTCGTGCTAAATGAGACATTTCTCTTTTAGTTCCCTGCGTCTCGAATTCAAACTCTCTATTTCTTGACAACGGCCCATAACATTTTTCGGGACTAGGATTGAACTAAGCAAATTTCCCAACTAAGCCAGTGTCATATTTTACAAATTTGGATTGgcttttataataattttgatCGTTGCTAAGCAAGCTTTTTTaattaggaaaattaatgaaaaagatttgaaaactttgaattttaatgataaggacaaaataaagggtaaagtaaatagtaacaTGATTAagtttttagtataaaaatatgatttttcgttaaaatgaacagtaccgagagcttttcgttaaagttccctttttaaTTTCCATTTTCCGAAACATATAGTTTACCTCAGCGAGGCACACATGGTCTCTCACAAGTCACAAAACGCCCTACCTAAAGCTTCATCATGCCTGTTCCTAACGTAGCGCAAAACATGTACTTGCTCATAGAGGGATGCAGCTAATTGTTGAAAATACTGGCAAAGCTGACATCACCACTTCCGTCGACGGCACCACCGGAAAGGTGCTCTGAACAGCTAGAAGCCTAGAACACACGCATGGGGATGGTCTCGAGCATCTTTTCAATAAAATCTTGTTTCCTCACCGCATCTAGCCTCCGAGTATCCACCTGTGAAGCAACAACTCTACATTGTACAGAAAGTACAATCGATGCTGCCTACTGTGTGGGGTTCTTGATTTTGATTTGAAGATGTATATTTCTGATCTTGATCCCGGTTTTGACATGTTCAAGAAACAATGTTTCTGGCAAACTACATATTAACCGGGCACCTGCATTTTAAGAAGGAAAATGTTATTCttaccataaaaaaaaacttgcagCAAGAAGTTTTCATAAATTTATTTACTCATAATGTTTTGCTGGTATATCATAAAGTTACTTGAGACTTGAGAGGTTTCATAAAAAAACCAATGCATTCGGGATTCATATACATTGCAGGCGCTTGTAGCCTTCACGAAAATCCCTAACCCTCGCATGACACAAGTTTTGGTCCTCTGGTGTGAGAAGCCAATGTGGTAAAGTCTTTCAATATGTTACAACTACCATGTAAATAAATTTGACAATGACCCacaaaacaaattaacaaaacGAATCTAGGAGCCTTATCAGTGAGGATGAAGTTTTATACGTTTATTATGTGGGATAACAAACTTGTGCCGTGTGTAATATCAACTACGTGCCAAACAGATCCAGGTTATATAAACCGTACAATGGAGACTAATCAGTGACAAGTTATTTCTAGGATTGTATTCTGGGACATGAACTTACCCGATGAGACTGGAAAGCAACATCAATGATTACCATAATATTATCCAGAAGCAAATAGAAAATAGCATGCCTGAGGGCATGGAATATAAGAGGGATTTAAGTTTCAACCGCTGCTCACAAAATTATAAGAGGCATTTAAGTTCCAACACCGGAATGCGATGATAAAAGTAACAATCAACCATTAGAAAATATTCCACGGAGAATTCAGAAACAAATCACCTAAAATATGGGTTCAACTAAGAAGCAGATAACATTGTCCGAAAATGTGCTTACTTACCATCATCGCAAATTGGTTAGGGATGTACATGTCTGCAACAAGTGCTCCTTGCATCTGCAGAATTAAACTCCAAGCAATGAAATGAATGCAATGACGATAACTAATAAGCAAGCGGAAACAGAGCAAATTTCATGATTTAGAGTGGCATGGTGGAAAAATCTGAAAGTGGTTACAATGGAAACTGAAGCCATCCGAGATTAAGCTATCTGAAAGCCTCCAATCTTCCAAAGAGCTATAGCTACATAGAGAAGCAAACTGCTCATAGTTGACATTCCTTCATACTAACTTCCCTTGTCATGGAATCCCATTAGGAAAAGGTTTGAGTTTGCTTTGTTAGAATTGGCCAATTGGCTTATCGGTGAAGACCAGGTGAATGAGACATCCGAAATATTCTTAAAACGAAGCAAAGAAACGAAATTTGTGACAATGTGCAAAGATACCAACATGCCGAGAAACGCAAAACATAGTAGCAACGAAGTGTTATCACACAGATTACAAAGCCTCTCCTTTGGAGTCACAAAACCGAAATTGCACCCGAAGATTGAGAGCTTTCCCACACCTCAATGCCCTCAACATCTTCCCTAATAACAAACAGCCTATCGCCGCCACCTTCGATTTTCTTTATAATCCCTCTCTCAGAATCCTCAACTTTATCAACAAAATTCCTCCTATACCACCCCTCACAAACCCCATTTTCTATTTCCACCCTGCGTTCTGCCTCTGCCACCTTCGACCAAACCTCCAACCCACCTTCCCTCCCCACAAACACTTGCTTTCTGTAACACCTCACCACACTATTGTTATTTCCACCCGTCCCATCTCCGCCGGTGTACCTCAAGCTTGGGTTCTTGTCTTGTAAATATACCCACGGATCATCCCCTAATTTACGCAAGTCTGCCACTGCCAAGTCGCCGGACTTTGAACACAACTTGAACAGGGTCGACTCCTCAACGTCGGCATCCACGTCGGCGAACGAATCCCCGAACCGACTGCTCCGGCCCGAACCCGGTTCGTTCGCCTCCCAAACCACCTCATTCGACCTCGGGTCCCACAATCGGATGTAACCCGAGTAACCAAAGGCGCCGCACGTGACGGAGCTCCCGACGATCAGTCCCGTCTCCGGAAGCCACCTCAGCTTTCCCACGGCCAGGTTCTTTGCGGAGCTCCCCGGTTGCCGGCTCAGCTCTGATACGATTTTGAGAGTCGATTTGTCGATCAAGAAGATGCAATTCTCTCTGTGGGAGCAATCAAACGACGCGAAGACCGAGCTTGGCGAGTCGGCAATGGCGGTGACTCGCGCCTTGAAGATTCTGGGATCTTCCGGGTCGGTCCAGTGGATCGACCCGAGGTTTCGCACGCCTGAGAAATCGTAGAAGTGAAGTCCTGCGCTGGATTCGGATCCTATAGCGGCAATATCAGGATACACACGGCAAATCGAGGTTATGTCCTCCAAATGCGTACGTAGGGTTCCGGCGTAGCTGAGTTTCCAATCGTAGCTGGATATCTGGCCGCCATGGGCGATCCAGACGGAGCCGTCGTCGCCTGCGGTAATCGCCGAAGGACAGCCATCGTAGGCGGGTTGGACGGTGGTGACAATTGATGCGTCGAttccagaaagaggaggaggcgACATCGCCGACTTAAGCTGCGACTCGATGCCGTAGTAGAGGGCTTCATCGG is part of the Malus domestica chromosome 12, GDT2T_hap1 genome and encodes:
- the LOC103450604 gene encoding protein ENDOPLASMIC RETICULUM-ARRESTED PEN3, which encodes MEKGNSHTAPRPHPDDRIKLNVGGKYFETTLETIQAGGPDSLLAALSNRSTDDPNPVFIDRDPEIFSVILSLLRSKGLPSAARLFSKQELADEALYYGIESQLKSAMSPPPLSGIDASIVTTVQPAYDGCPSAITAGDDGSVWIAHGGQISSYDWKLSYAGTLRTHLEDITSICRVYPDIAAIGSESSAGLHFYDFSGVRNLGSIHWTDPEDPRIFKARVTAIADSPSSVFASFDCSHRENCIFLIDKSTLKIVSELSRQPGSSAKNLAVGKLRWLPETGLIVGSSVTCGAFGYSGYIRLWDPRSNEVVWEANEPGSGRSSRFGDSFADVDADVEESTLFKLCSKSGDLAVADLRKLGDDPWVYLQDKNPSLRYTGGDGTGGNNNSVVRCYRKQVFVGREGGLEVWSKVAEAERRVEIENGVCEGWYRRNFVDKVEDSERGIIKKIEGGGDRLFVIREDVEGIEVWESSQSSGAISVL